Proteins encoded by one window of Candidatus Sumerlaea chitinivorans:
- a CDS encoding Permease of the drug/metabolite transporter (DMT) superfamily encodes MVAMSAKTKGGRVRGVLALLCATLFWGTSVVVARVVLRETTPRVVSLVGAVACMITLLVPLALFRRHLLRIERRDWWRFALLGALGFALGSLFINVAIQRTNAATAATLQYLCPAITYAWGLARRSERFDWWKVLAVGLSIVGCTLTTGVLTGSFLFDPWGVLAGVASATTFAFITIFGKTFAPRYNPLAYSGYVFLAMSVALASITPLRDLVALTESPKLFALVVANSVFFGAVPTVLYFESLKWISATAVTIVLSFEIVVVSVLGWLYLGEHLSIAQMIGAVMVISAVILIERSAEESNASSSHDPVATA; translated from the coding sequence ATGGTTGCGATGAGTGCCAAAACGAAAGGCGGTAGGGTTCGTGGAGTTTTGGCCCTGCTGTGCGCCACGCTTTTCTGGGGAACGTCCGTCGTGGTCGCGCGGGTGGTCCTTCGCGAGACAACCCCGCGGGTCGTTTCCCTCGTAGGAGCGGTGGCCTGCATGATCACTCTGCTTGTCCCCCTTGCCCTTTTCCGCAGGCACCTCCTGCGCATCGAGCGCCGCGACTGGTGGCGTTTTGCACTTTTGGGCGCGCTTGGCTTCGCTTTGGGGAGCCTATTCATCAATGTGGCGATCCAGCGCACGAATGCCGCCACCGCTGCCACCTTGCAGTACCTTTGTCCTGCGATCACCTACGCTTGGGGGTTAGCGCGCCGCAGCGAACGTTTTGACTGGTGGAAAGTGCTGGCGGTCGGCCTCTCGATCGTGGGATGCACGCTTACGACCGGCGTACTGACCGGTAGCTTTTTGTTCGACCCATGGGGCGTCCTCGCGGGCGTAGCCTCAGCGACCACATTTGCGTTTATCACCATTTTTGGCAAAACCTTTGCGCCCCGTTACAATCCACTCGCTTATAGTGGCTACGTGTTTCTGGCCATGTCCGTGGCTCTGGCGAGCATCACGCCCCTGCGCGATCTTGTGGCGCTCACGGAATCACCAAAACTTTTCGCACTCGTAGTCGCCAATTCAGTGTTCTTCGGCGCGGTGCCGACCGTCCTCTATTTCGAGTCTCTCAAATGGATCAGCGCCACGGCCGTGACGATTGTGCTCTCGTTCGAGATTGTGGTGGTCTCGGTGCTCGGATGGCTTTATCTGGGCGAGCATCTAAGCATTGCGCAAATGATCGGCGCCGTGATGGTCATCAGCGCCGTCATTCTGATCGAGCGCTCAGCAGAGGAGTCCAATGCCAGCTCATCCCACGATCCGGTTGCCACGGCTTAG